One Mus pahari chromosome 10, PAHARI_EIJ_v1.1, whole genome shotgun sequence genomic window, GCTTGGCCTGGTGGAGGTTTTTAGGATACTGGGTTCACAGAACGTGCATTGGCTTTACTTGAATAGTAATGTATGGTCCAGAAAGGGCTAGAAGGAACGTAGAGGTTGCAGCCATCTTGAACCTTAGTTGCCTGTCTGAGGTCCTTGGTTTTGTATTCTAGGCTTTAGTGGACGGACCCTGTACTCGGGTGAGGAGGCAGGCCATGCCTTTCAAATGCATGCAGCTCACTGACTTCATCCTCAAGTTCCCACACAGGTAACACTTCCTGCTTTTCAGTTTGGTGCCACCATCTATTATACACAGACAATACAGATGGTTTGGAGCCAACCAAGGAAAGGGGTCTATATTTAACAAACAGACCTTATTGACTTAAAGTTGCCCAGGCCATTTTGCCATTATGAAAGttcctgtttgggttttttgttttgcttttttttcccctctgtacaGTAAGCTCAGTGAAAATGTCTGCTCTcgtgtagcccagattggccccAAATTTGCAGTCTTCTGGTCTTGAGTTACCTTAGCGATGGGGTTTATTGGGTTGGGGGGGTTGCAGATTAAGACTGTCCTGCAGTTCTGTGTGGTGGCATCAGCAATGATTGGTACAACAAAGCACCTGCTGTGATGAGCCACCGCAAAGTGGATCTAACCTGGGTAGTCTCTGAGATACAGCTGAGGGGTGCTGGTGGAGTGGTTATAGTCACCTTGTACTGGAGTGACTACAGTGAATCTAGGGTTCACCGAAGCAGTGAAGTTTTtagtggccgggcagtggtggcacacgcctttgatcccagcacccgggaggcaggcaggcggatttctgagttcaaggacagccagggatacacagagaaacccagtctcgaaaaaccaaaaaagaaacttAGCCTAGTTAATGTGCAAAATATAGCAGGTGTAAGGAGCAGCTTTTGTTAATTACAAAGGGACATGGTTTTATGCACACGTGTGAGCAGTAGTAAGTGTACTTTGAAGTATTTTTTTGACATGACCTACCATAAAGCTGATTCAGTAATATGTGACTTGGATCTTCATAGTGCCCGCCAGAAGTATGTCCGAAAAGCTTGGGAGAAGGCGGATATCAATACGAAATGGGCGGCCACAAGATGGGCCAAGAAAATTGATGCCAGAGAAAGGGTAAAGCCATAAAACTATTAATTCTGGAGGGTGAGGGTGTGCTGAAAGATGTCAGGGGAgatcaattttgttttgtttttcttttaacagaaaGCCAAGATGACTGACTTTGATCGTTTCAAAGTAATGAAGGCAAAGAAAATGGTAAGTTTTCAGATGTACATTTATATTGGATATAGTGTAATGAAGGAGCAGTAGCCAGTCCCTATTTTGTGGTGTTGTGTGTAATTGATATTTATAATTCTTGTTAGGTTAGGGCCAGCAAGATTGCTTGGGGATAAATTTTGGCTTAATGACCAAATGAGTCTTGGAAATAATATCCTCACTTAAATGTACAAGTGTGAAAGCAGTTTAATCTTTAACAATGGACAAAAGGCATATTTTGTGTGAGTCTGTAGCAAGTGCTCTTCTGTGCTTTTTCAGAGGAACAGAATAATCAAGACTGAAGTAAAGAAACTTCAAAGAGCTGCTATCCTGAAAGCTTCTCCTAAAAAAGCAGCTGTTGCTAAAGCTGCCAttgcggcagcggcggcggcggctgctaaAGCTACAGGACCAGCCAAGAAGGCTTCAGGACCAGCCAAGAAGGCTGCAGGCCAGAAGGCTCCTGCTCAGAAGGCCGCAGGCCAGAAGGCAGCACCTCCTGCTAAAGGTCAGAAGGGTCAGAAGANCCCAGCCCAGAAAGCACCTGCTCCAAAGGCAGCTGGCAAGAAAGCGTGAGGctacacaaagaataataaaggttCTTTTTGACGGTGATAAATCTTGTGTGGACTCGAAGCTTGTAGCCGAGTGGGAAGTAGTCTGGTGGGATTGTAGATAGGATCAGCTACATAAACTCATTCTACCCAGGCCTTGTACTTAGCATACAGCCAGAGTCAAACTGATCCTTTATACAGAGGTACCATGACAGTACGGCAGTGTTAACCCTTGTACAAATAGATTTCCCACCAACAGGTGGAATTACTTCATTTTGATGAACCAGAGTCTAGTATGATTGTTGGAAGATGTGTGGGGCTGGGCTTGCCTGTCTCGTGTGTGGTGTGCTTGGCATTTCCTTCTTTCCGCAGCATGATCTTGATAGTTTTGGATTATACAACAGGCTTTGAATATTTCCAGGAAAGTGGGTGACTGGAGAGAAGCTTGGTCCTCACAAAGGGTGAACTCCTGAAAAGCAGGCAGTGTGACTTGTGAGAAGTGGGGGTGGATTTCTTGTAGGGTCATTCCCAGCACACTAATGTCCGCAGTTTACACCTGGACAGGTGGGCACTGGAATGCCAGGTGGGAGTGACCTGGCATAGGGGAGTCCTGTCATTGTCGAGAGCCTTCGTGGGCTCTGCATCACAGGGCTGTGAGATATAGCAGGTGGAGGACTGAGGGCAGGGTTCAGGCTGCTCCTAGGAAATGGGGCAATGTGGAGTAGTCCTTGTAGCCTGTAGCCTTTGAAAAGGGACGTGAGCCAAGCCTTGGTGCACACACATTTACTCCCTGTAC contains:
- the Rpl14 gene encoding 60S ribosomal protein L14, producing the protein MVFRRYVEVGRVAYISFGPHAGKLVAIVDVIDQNRALVDGPCTRVRRQAMPFKCMQLTDFILKFPHSARQKYVRKAWEKADINTKWAATRWAKKIDARERKAKMTDFDRFKVMKAKKMRNRIIKTEVKKLQRAAILKASPKKAAVAKAAIAAAAAAAAKATGPAKKASGPAKKAAGQKAPAQKAAGQKAAPPAKGQKGQKXPAQKAPAPKAAGKKA